In Pyxidicoccus xibeiensis, the following proteins share a genomic window:
- the sitI6 gene encoding SitI6 family double-CXXCG motif immunity protein has product MRFYRIDGDPASRYTGNLRNAAHRWGLPGVEPCALCGTGGGWLGIQYPRVDLSGLPGAELRCLSDPWPVPFDEFVRLRELVRPRVPKEAVLVPGTCLGPLTGTGSGSFGALHIPDWTLVVRRDAFELLREAGVAGLQGCPPEVRFRGKSPPELLELQVLPHGRLHPDCLPLRNPPCSRCGSEGAVSLPERYWLSETSLPTDVDVFRLVDFPTLLFATERFVDAARRLALDGGVFQELEAR; this is encoded by the coding sequence ATGAGGTTCTATCGCATTGATGGGGACCCGGCCTCGCGCTACACGGGCAACCTGCGCAACGCCGCCCACAGGTGGGGCTTGCCGGGCGTCGAGCCCTGTGCGCTGTGCGGTACCGGCGGTGGATGGCTGGGGATTCAGTATCCCCGCGTGGACCTGTCGGGCCTGCCGGGCGCGGAGCTGAGATGCCTGTCGGACCCCTGGCCAGTGCCGTTCGACGAGTTCGTCCGGTTGCGAGAGCTGGTGCGCCCCCGGGTTCCGAAAGAGGCCGTGCTGGTGCCTGGCACGTGCCTGGGGCCACTCACAGGCACGGGCTCCGGCTCCTTTGGAGCGCTCCACATACCGGACTGGACCCTGGTCGTTCGCCGTGACGCGTTCGAGCTCCTGCGGGAGGCGGGTGTGGCGGGGCTCCAGGGCTGTCCGCCGGAGGTTCGCTTCCGGGGAAAGAGCCCACCCGAGCTGCTGGAACTGCAGGTGCTCCCGCACGGGCGGTTGCATCCCGACTGCCTGCCCCTCCGCAATCCGCCGTGCTCGCGCTGTGGCTCTGAAGGTGCCGTCAGCCTGCCGGAGCGGTACTGGCTCTCCGAGACATCACTGCCTACGGATGTGGATGTGTTCAGGCTGGTGGACTTTCCGACCCTCCTCTTCGCCACGGAGCGCTTCGTGG